The following are encoded together in the Vigna unguiculata cultivar IT97K-499-35 chromosome 2, ASM411807v1, whole genome shotgun sequence genome:
- the LOC114171354 gene encoding uncharacterized protein LOC114171354, with protein sequence MATLAPGIVLKLLNGLNTGVKPTSEHRSSLLQVTDIVPADLDEKNLIPKQGFYIKVSDSSHSIYASLPSDQDDVVLSNKMQLGQFIYVDCLEPGSPVPVLRGAKPLPGRHPLVGTPEPLMGLRAQKPSSVPRRGSWGNNGCGGGGDGVSVSSPMVFKPVNLDFDQCTPVKARNGGFQHAAMSSPLVRGKVGREGTPVSAVRCSVGGGLLAKMSDAKGESPALMRKSCVLVSSNGKFSRSRSVSEREHRIPVASPFKSAEKKSGTPPPRLKNHNLDSNVTFQPQSQSTTNSAFDNCNNLSLPVNLPGKLSSLGKEAVQQREVAQKIALQALRDASATETVVRSLKTFSNLCKSARTDAPAACFERFLEFHNEIVQAVNEMVSIQAATSASELKQEPQVLHEVVENYDHSGNSESSNLSKRRGCAVYNKSMAAIPEKQEQKRPLRKEILEKKGSTPFTKMPLEPIIENDENKKPGGSCSLSNTIKLGKQIETEAGNWFMEFIEKALETGLKKTKDASDGDVRKVPQSLILKVMNWVEVEQYHSNKRPSHPKAAQVARKLRIKMKNP encoded by the exons ATGGCAACACTCGCTCCGGGGATCGTGTTGAAGCTCCTGAACGGTCTGAACACGGGCGTGAAACCGACGAGCGAGCACCGCAGCTCACTCTTGCAGGTCACCGACATCGTCCCCGCCGACCTCGACGAGAAGAATTTGATCCCCAAACAGGGCTTCTACATCAAGGTCTCCGATTCCTCACACTCTATCTACGCGAGTCTTCCCTCCGACCAAGACGACGTCGTTCTCAGCAACAAGATGCAGCTCGGCCAGTTCATCTACGTCGATTGCTTGGAACCGGGCTCGCCGGTTCCCGTCCTCCGCGGCGCCAAGCCCCTCCCCGGAAGACACCCTCTGGTGGGCACGCCCGAGCCCTTGATGGGTCTGAGGGCCCAGAAGCCCAGTTCTGTTCCCAGAAGAGGGTCTTGGGGAAATAacggttgtggtggtggtggtgatggggTTTCGGTTTCTTCTCCTATGGTGTTCAAGCCGGTGAATTTGGACTTTGACCAGTGTACCCCTGTGAAAGCGAGGAATGGGGGTTTTCAACACGCGGCAATGTCTTCACCTTTGGTTAGAGGGAAGGTTGGGAGAGAGGGTACTCCAGTTTCTGCTGTGAGATGCTCTGTTGGTGGAGGGCTTCTTGCCAAGATGAGTGATGCCAAAGGGGAAAGTCCTGCATTGATGAGGAAAAGCTGTGTTCTTGTCTCTTCCAATGGCAAGTTTAGCAGGAGCAGGAGTGTTTCCGAACGAGAACATAGAATCCCTGTTGCTAGCCCCTTCAAGTCAGCT GAGAAGAAAAGTGGGACTCCCCCACCGCGGTTGAAGAATCACAATCTGGATTCAAATGTCACTTTTCAACCCCAATCTCAGTCTACTACTAATTCAGCTTTTGATAATTGCAACAACCTTAGCCTCCCCGTGAATTTACCTGGAAAGCTCAGCTCTCTGGGAAAG GAAGCTGTACAGCAGAGAGAAGTAGCTCAGAAGATTGCCCTTCAAGCTTTAAGAGATGCTTCAGCTACTGAGACAGTAGTTCGGTCCCTCAA gACGTTCTCAAATCTATGCAAGTCAGCTCGAACTGATGCTCCTGCGGCTTGTTTTGAACGGTTTTTGGAATTCCATAACGAGATTGTGCAAGCGGTTAATGAAATGGTGTCGATACAAGCTGCTACTTCAGCTTCAGAGTTGAAGCAAGAACCGCAGGTTTTGCATGAAGTAGTGGAGAACTACGACCATTCTGGGAACAGTGAATCCTCAAACTTGTCGAAAAGAAGGGGTTGTGCTGTGTACAACAAGTCAATGGCTGCCATTCCTGAAAAGCAGGAGCAAAAAAGGCCCCTAAGAAAGGAGATTTTGGAGAAGAAAGGTTCTACCCCGTTTACAAAGATGCCTCTTGAACCTAtaattgaaaatgatgagaataAGAAACCAGGGGGATCATGCAGCTTGAGTAACACAATCAAACTGGGAAAGCAGATTGAAACAGAAGCTGGAAACTGGTTTATGGAGTTCATCGAGAAGGCCTTGGAAACGGGTTTGAAGAAAACGAAGGATGCATCAGATGGGGATGTGAGGAAAGTTCCTCAGTCTCTGATATTGAAAGTTATGAATTGGGTTGAGGTAGAACAGTACCATAGTAACAAGCGACCGAGTCATCCTAAAGCAGCACAAGTTGCTCGAAAGTTGagaataaagatgaaaaatccTTAA